One stretch of Actinacidiphila sp. DG2A-62 DNA includes these proteins:
- a CDS encoding low temperature requirement protein A, with translation MEGERPSQHVLGDFVSDAPSEENAPRPTDEERHATWLELFFDLIVVVGTAQLAHVLHGEPSLRDVGQYILLFLAFWTIWMCLRSTATPPATGRAAGPC, from the coding sequence GTGGAGGGAGAGCGTCCAAGCCAGCATGTCTTAGGGGATTTTGTGTCCGATGCACCCAGTGAAGAGAACGCACCGCGACCCACGGATGAGGAGCGGCATGCTACCTGGCTGGAACTCTTCTTCGACCTGATCGTCGTCGTCGGTACGGCACAACTGGCGCACGTGCTGCACGGAGAGCCGTCTCTGCGGGACGTCGGACAGTACATCCTTCTCTTCCTCGCGTTTTGGACGATCTGGATGTGCTTACGGTCTACGGCAACGCCGCCGGCGACCGGGCGCGCAGCTGGACCATGCTGA
- a CDS encoding MarR family winged helix-turn-helix transcriptional regulator, which produces MDDRAALFENLEDFGERLQNLIVAQGLSFMADYELSFTQVRVLTSMANSEPMPIKSLAERLGLSVHAAGRNVDRLVKLGLVERRESPVDRRVKLVSLTSRAQEILGEDLAHRRQTFQEFVGRVPEEQVRAFNDVLRLILAGNYFAPVTPVKAPRAHE; this is translated from the coding sequence ATGGATGATCGTGCAGCGCTGTTTGAGAACCTTGAGGATTTCGGCGAGCGACTCCAAAACCTGATCGTCGCCCAAGGGTTGAGCTTCATGGCCGACTACGAGCTGTCGTTCACCCAGGTCCGCGTGTTGACATCGATGGCCAACTCGGAACCGATGCCGATCAAGTCTCTGGCTGAACGACTGGGGCTGTCCGTGCACGCGGCCGGGCGGAACGTGGATCGTCTGGTGAAGCTCGGGCTGGTCGAGCGACGAGAGAGCCCCGTTGATCGAAGGGTCAAGCTCGTGTCTCTGACATCGCGCGCGCAGGAAATCCTCGGTGAGGATCTCGCTCACCGTCGCCAGACATTCCAGGAGTTCGTCGGCCGGGTGCCCGAGGAGCAGGTCCGTGCTTTCAACGATGTTCTCCGGCTGATCCTTGCCGGTAACTACTTCGCCCCCGTCACGCCAGTCAAGGCTCCGCGAGCCCATGAGTAA